A section of the Solitalea canadensis DSM 3403 genome encodes:
- a CDS encoding cytochrome c oxidase subunit 3 translates to MQNIAMNTENTKLNIRPIKFVLWLFIVASIMLFAAFTSSYIVRRAEGNWVEFEMPSMFMVSTVIIIASSLTMHWAYLSGKKLNFGSQKLGLWLTMLLGLAFLVCQYISWQQLVAEKVFFVGNPSGSFLYVISGLHGVHIFAGIAFLLAALIGVYRNIAQVKNVLRLELASIFWHFLDILWIYLYVFLLLNH, encoded by the coding sequence ATGCAAAATATAGCGATGAATACCGAAAATACTAAACTCAATATCAGACCTATAAAGTTTGTACTTTGGTTGTTCATTGTAGCAAGCATTATGTTGTTTGCTGCATTTACATCAAGTTACATTGTTCGTAGAGCTGAAGGAAACTGGGTTGAATTTGAGATGCCGAGCATGTTTATGGTTTCTACAGTTATAATCATAGCAAGTAGTTTAACTATGCATTGGGCATACCTTTCGGGTAAGAAATTAAATTTCGGCAGTCAAAAATTAGGCTTATGGCTAACCATGCTATTAGGGCTTGCATTTTTGGTTTGTCAATATATTTCATGGCAGCAATTGGTTGCAGAGAAAGTGTTTTTTGTTGGTAATCCTTCAGGATCATTTTTGTATGTAATATCAGGCTTACATGGAGTTCACATTTTTGCAGGTATTGCATTTTTACTCGCAGCATTGATTGGAGTATATCGCAATATCGCTCAGGTTAAGAACGTGTTACGATTAGAGTTAGCCTCTATATTTTGGCATTTTCTTGATATTTTATGGATTTATTTATACGTTTTTTTACTTTTGAACCACTAA
- the cyoE gene encoding heme o synthase, translated as MFLEKTVKTDISTVISAKYADYASLVKMRLSSLVVFTAAISYLYADKGVEVMDWSKFISLIIGGFLVTGSANGFNQILERNLDKFMRRTQDRPLPSGRMTVTEALIASIVMGVSGVLLLGYQVNYLTAFFGIFSLLSYAFIYTPLKQVSRLAVFVGAIPGAMPPLLGYVASANHFGMEPGLLFAVQFVWQFTHFWAIAWLLNEDYNKAGFYLLPSLSGTTKASAYWIMASSIIQIPVSILLYTYNYVGEIYLVSAIIMGIWGLFPAYKLIKNCDVVSAKKVMLTGFLYIMVIQVMMLVDKI; from the coding sequence GTGTTTTTAGAAAAAACAGTTAAAACCGATATATCAACCGTTATTTCTGCCAAGTACGCTGATTATGCTTCGTTGGTAAAAATGCGTTTGAGCTCTCTGGTCGTGTTTACGGCTGCTATTTCTTATCTCTACGCCGATAAAGGTGTTGAGGTAATGGATTGGTCAAAGTTTATTTCATTAATCATCGGAGGATTTCTGGTAACAGGTTCAGCCAATGGATTTAATCAAATACTGGAGAGAAATCTCGATAAATTTATGCGTCGCACGCAAGACCGTCCGCTTCCATCAGGTCGCATGACGGTTACCGAAGCATTGATTGCCAGCATTGTAATGGGTGTTTCGGGAGTGTTGTTGTTAGGATATCAAGTTAATTACTTAACCGCGTTCTTTGGAATATTCTCATTGTTATCGTATGCTTTTATTTATACGCCATTAAAGCAAGTTTCTCGCTTGGCTGTATTTGTTGGAGCTATACCAGGAGCAATGCCGCCATTATTAGGGTATGTAGCAAGTGCTAATCACTTTGGAATGGAGCCAGGCTTATTATTTGCCGTTCAGTTTGTATGGCAATTCACTCATTTTTGGGCAATTGCCTGGTTATTGAATGAGGATTATAATAAGGCGGGTTTTTATTTGCTACCATCTCTGTCGGGCACAACTAAAGCAAGTGCTTATTGGATTATGGCTTCTTCTATTATCCAGATTCCGGTAAGTATCCTTCTGTATACGTATAATTATGTTGGAGAGATTTATCTTGTTTCAGCAATCATTATGGGTATTTGGGGATTATTTCCTGCTTACAAGTTAATTAAGAATTGCGATGTTGTCTCTGCAAAGAAGGTGATGCTTACAGGTTTTCTGTATATTATGGTAATTCAAGTGATGATGTTAGTAGATAAGATTTAA